The DNA region CGTGCATCCCGTGCGTCACCGCCCAGCCGAGCTGCTCGCGCACGAGCGTGCCGGGGTCGTCGACGAGATCGGGGAGTCGCCGTCGCCACGGACCGCCGTCACCCGTGCCGAGACCGTGCTCGAACAGCAGCACGAGATGGTCGTCGTCGCGCTCGAACATGCGGTTGTAGAGCGCCTGCCCGTCGTTCGGGTCGGCGCCGGCGTCGAGCAAGACTCGCGCGAGCGCGTTCGCGTGTGGGTGGTGCGGTTGTCGCACGGGTCCGAGCTCGCCACCGCCGAACGTCAGCGTCAGCACGGTGAACGGCGACGGCAGACCATGCCAGAGGTATCCCGCGTTCGGATCCGCGCCTGCCGCGAGGAGCGCGCGGGCCGTCCGCGTGACGGCGTCGAGCCCGACGTGCGGGTCGTGGCGCGCAGCCGTGAGGTACAGGAGCGGCTCCCAGCCGAACGGTCCGCCTTCGCGACGCGCGAGCGAGGAATCGCGCGACAGGAGGTCCTCCACGAGCGTGGCGTCGGCGGTCGCAGCCGCGGCGTGGATCGACGTGCGAGCCAGGTCGGGTGACGCGCGCAGCAGCGCGCGTGCATCGGCGCGCCGCCCGGGATCGTCGTCGCCGTACGTCAGACACGCGAGTCGCAGGAACTCGTCGGCGGGATCGTCGCGACGCGCGACGTCATCCGGGACGCGCGTGTACCGCTCGACGGCCTGCAGTTGTCGTACGAGGCGCGCCCAGCTCGGGAACCCGTGGTGTCGCGCGACGACGAGCTGCGCGCGGTTGAGCGCGAACGAGCCGGCGTCGACGTCCGCGTCCGGATCGTGCTCGGCGACATGCGCGAGCGCGGCGTCGTCGCCGGCCCGGACGGCTCGGTGCAGCTCGCGCGCCTTCTTGCGGAGCTGGGCGAGGGACGGCTGCTCGGGAAGGGGAACGGTCGGCACACCCGACCTCCTTTCGGCGTGCCTGCAGCCCCATTCTGTGAAGCGCAACGGCCGCTCTGCGGCCGTCAGGATTCACAGAACGATGCGGCAGGTTTGCCGCGCCAGGCTTCTCCTTGACGTTCGCGCGGGGCGGTTGTTACAGAACCGGGTCATGCCGGCCGGGGACGTCGACATGGGCGGGCTCGACCGCGCGGAGCTGACCGGCAAGCCCGCGATCGTGTGCGGTGCCCGCTCCGAGACCTACGGCGAGCTCGACGCGCGGACGAACCGCCTCGGGAACGCGCTCGCGGCCGCGGGCGTCGCGCCGTTGGAGCGGGTCGCCGTCATGCTGCCCAACGGGATCGAGATCCTCGAGATCGGGCTCGCGACGGCGAAGATCGCGGCCGTCCTCGTGCCGATCAACTGGCACTTCAAGCGGGACGAGGTCGCGTGGATCGTGGCCGACTCGGGCACCAAGGTGCTCGTCGCACACGCCTCGCTGCTCGACGAGGTGATGCCCGCGCTCGACGCCGCGCCGGATTGCACGCTCGTCGTCGTGGGCGGTGGCGACGCGGGTGACGGCCGCGACTACGAGCGCACCCTCGCGAACGCGGACGATGCGCGACCCGACCGCGTCGGGTTCGAGACGGCCGAGTTCTTCTTCTACACGTCCGGGACGACCGGGCGTCCCCGAGGTGTCGAGCGCGACGCGCCGAAGCCGGGCGCACCGTCAACGTCGCGCGCGCTCGCCGCGATGTGGGGGTTCACGCCGGATGACGTGTGGCTCGCCGCGAGCCCGCTGTACCACGCGGCCGGCGCGTACGCGTTCACGGAGCTGCACGTCGGCGCGACGGTCGTCGTCATGGAGCGCTGGGACGCGCGCGAGTGGTTGCGCCTCGTGGAGGAGCACCGTGTGACCGCGACGTTCATGGTGCCCGCGCACTTCATCCGCGTGCTGGAGGTACCCGAGGAGGAGCGTCGTCGTCACGACACGTCGAGCCTGCGGTTGATCCTGCACGCGGCCGCACCGTGCCCGGTGCCGGTGAAGCGGGCGATGCTCGACGCATTCCCGCACGTCGACGTGTGGGAGTTCTACGGCGCCAGCGAGGGCGGCGCGACACGCATCTCCGCGGCGGACTGGCGCGAGCACGAGGGCAGCGTCGGCCTCCCGTGGCCCGGGACCGAGATCCTCGTCCTCGGTGCCGACGGCGAGCCCGTCGGGCCCGGGGAGTCGGGGCTCATCTACATCCGTTCGCCGCACATGACGCGGTTCCGCTACCACGGCGACGACGCGAAGACGGCCCAGGCCTGGCACGGTGACGCGTTCACCGTCGGGGACATCGGCTACCTCGACGACGACGGATTCCTCTACGTGACCGACCGCGCGTCCGACATGATCCTGCGCGGTGGCGTGAACGTGTACCCGGCCGAGATCGAGCAGTGCCTGCACGGCCATCCCGCCGTCGTCGACTGTGCCGTGTTCGGCGTCCCGGACGACCGCATGGGCGAGGAGATCGAGGCGATGGTCGAGGTGCGTGAGCCCGTCGATCCCGACGAGCTGCGCGCCTACTGCCGTGAGCACCTCGCCTCGTTCAAGGTCCCTCGTCGCGTGCAGATCGTCGACGCCCTCCCGCGGAACGCGCTCGGCAAGATCGCCAAGCGTCAGCTGCGCGCCGCGCGCTGAGAACCGGCCGGTCTCACGCGGCGCGTCTCACGCGCTGCGCGAGCTTCACGGCATACATCGACGCGTCGGCGGCGTGACGCAGCGCCTCGTACGTCGACCCGTCGCCCGGGAACGTCGCGCACCCGACGCTGGCGCGCACCGTGACCGTGCCGTACGCGAGGCGGAACGGCTGGTGCAGCGAGCGGCGGACCCGTGCGACCGCGCCCTCGGCGCGGTCGCGGTCGGCGTCGTGCAACAGGACGATGAACTCGTCGCCGCCGAGTCGGGCCACGGTGTCGGTCCCACGTACGCAACGCCGGAGCCGGCGCGCGACGGCCTGCAACAGCGCGTCGCCGGCGGCGTGCCCGAGGTCGTCGTTCACGGCCTTGAACCCGTCGAGGTCGATGAAGAGGAGGGACACCTGCCGGTCATCGGCGCGTGCCGTCGCGATCGCCTGCTCGGCCTCGTCCGCGAGCAGCCTCGTGTTCGCGACGCCGGTGAGCGCGTCGTGGAGGGCCTGGTGGCGGATCTGGTCGACGAGCCGCGCGTTGTGCAGCGCGGTCGCCGCCTGCCCGGCGAGCCCGCGCAGCCGCGCCACGAGGTGACGGTCGGCCGCCAGGTGCTCGCTCGGCCCCTTCGTCCCCGCGGCGACGGTGCCGTAGATCTCCTCACCGTGGAGCACGGGGACGAACCAGCCCGCGGTCACGCCGACGGCGTCGAACATCGCGGTGACGTAGCGGTCGCCGGTGCCCCGAGCGAGGAGCAGCGGCTCCGGGTGCTGCAGCATCCGCGCGATGAGCGGGGTGTCGCGGCGACCGATCTCGATGCCGCGCAGGAGCTCCTCGTATCCCTCCATCCCGTGGAGGCCCGCGACCCGCATGACCTGCGCGCGTCCGTCCCACAGGAGCACCGCGGCGCACTCGCAGTCGACGACGTGGGGAACCGCGTCGGCGAGGCGTTGCGCCATCTCCGCGCTCGTCGTCACGGCCGCGAGCGATTCCGCGAGCCCGAGCATCACCTCGGCCGTACGCGCCTCCCGGCGGGCGTCGTCGAGCGCGGTGGCGGAGTCGAGCGCGCTCGCCGCGAGACGGGCGTACGACGCGAGGATCTCGCGCTCCTCGGGAATCGCCTCCACCCCGCGCGTGTACAGCGCCGCGAGCCGGCCGTACGCGTGCCGGCTCGACGCGATGCCGACCGTGACGGCGCTGGCGTGATCGAGGTCACCGGCGAGGAGTCGATGCGCAAGATCCTGGACGTCACGCTCGTCGATGCCGTCGGCGTACGCGCGGACCGGTGCGTCATCGCGTGGGCGGACCGCGAGCAGGTACCCGGGCGCGGTCACGGCGTCGCGCACGTGCTCGACCACACGCGCGAGGACGACGTCGAGATCGTCGCCCGAGACGAGGTCGCCGACCGTCGAACGCAAGGACTCGAACTGGCGCGTCAGCGCAGCGAGCTCGTCCTCGAGGTATCGCACGCGGCGTGCAGGATCGTCGATCTCGTCGGCGATTCCCCAGTGGACGTGGTAGAGGCAGCGTGCGTCGCCGCGCACCTGGCACTCGCGCTCGACGACGTCCGCGACGTCGAAGCCGAAGAGCATCGGGCCGATCGACAGGATGCCGGCCATCAGGTCGCACAGCTCCCGGTAGCGCGGGAACTCGTCGAGGTTGCGGGCCTCGACCACGGCGTGACGGCCGCCGAGATCGACGACGTCCATGTCCACGACCGTGCAGTATCGGGGCGCGGCCGCCGAGACGATCCGGAAGACCTCGGTCGGCGAGCCGAGCGCACGCATGAGCGCGCTGACGCCGGACGTGTCCTCCTCACGGGCGTAGTACCTCCCCGCCGTCCGCAGGACGTCGGAGCCGCCGAGGACGCGCGCGCCGGCCTCGAGCAGCGCCTGGGCCTCCCAGTACGAGATCCAGGCCGAGGGGTCGGCGAGACGCGCCGCGTCGCCGGGATCGCGTCCCGCCAGCTCGAGCGCACGCCGGACGGCCTCGTCACCGCCGCGGCCGCGCAACGTCAGGAGGAGCGCGTGGATGGTGGCGCCCGAGACGTGGCGCCCGTCGTGGTCGACGCCGCCGTGCGGCGGACGGGTCATGGGGTCCTGATCGGCCCGCGACCTCGGCGCTTGAGCGAGCGAGTCGAAGACGAGCGGAAGCGTGGCCCAGCGGCCCGGCGCCGAAAGGCGCCAAGAGCGGCGAAATCGAGCGAGCGAGTCGAAGACGAGCGGAAGCGTGGCCCAGCGGCCCGGCGCCGAAAGCGCCAGGAGCGGCGAAATCGAGCGAGCGAGTCGAAGACGAGCGGAAGCGTGGCCCAGCGGCCCGGCGCCGAAAGCGCCAAGAGCGGCGGTGTCGAGCGAGCGAGTCGAAGACGAGCGGAAGCGTGGCCCGGCGGCCCGGCGCCGAAAGCGCCAAGAGCGGCGGTGTCGAGGGGCCGTGGGGCGTACCGTGGGTCGAGTGGAGACCGTCTCCGGCCCTCCCCGCCTGGCCGCCGGGTCGTCCGTCGACGAGGTCGTCGCCGCACTCGACGCCGAGGGGTACGTGATCGTCGAGCGCCTGCTCGACCCATCGACGACCGCCGCGATCCGCGAGGAGCTCGTTCGCCTGTTGGAGGCCGTCCCGGTCGGGCGCAACTTCTTCGAGGGGTTCCACACTCGCCGGCTCTACGCGCTGTTCGCGAAGACGCGCGTGCTCGACGACCTCGCCCTGCACCCGCTCGTGCTCGCCGCCGTCGAGCGGATCCTCGGGCCGTGCCTGCTCAGCGGGCCGACCGGGATCCTCATCGACCCCGGAGAGGTCGCGCAGGTCCTGCATCGTGACGAGGCGATCTACCCGGTCGCGCATCCGCATCCCGAGCTCGTCATGAACGTGATGTGGACGTTCGACGACTTCACCGAGGAGAACGGCGCGACACGCGTCGTCCCGCGCAGCCATCGCGACGCGCTCCGCCAGGTGGACGGCGAGACGTCGACCATCCCCGCGACGATGCCGGCCGGCTCGGCGATGCTCTACGTCGGGTCGCTCTGGCACGGCGGGGGCGCCAACGTCTCCGGCGGATCGCGTCTCGGCGTCGCGATGGAGTACGCGGCCGCGTGGTTGCGACCGCAGGAGACGCAGCTGCTCGCAGTCCCGCGTGAGACCGTCCGCACGTTGCCCGCGCGATTGCAGGAGCTGCTCGGCTACAGCGTGTACCCGCCGTTCGTCGGCTACGTCGACGGCGTCCACCCGCGCCGCGTGCTCGACGACTGACGGACGACGAACCATGCGGCACTGACGACCGGAAAGCGTTGGTCAGTGCCGCATCTTCACGACTTCGTCACCACGTCGGCGAAGACGAAGCCGTCACGTTCGACGATCTCACCGGTCTCGACCGGGATCGGCGCGTCGAAACCCGGCCCGTCGAACACGAACGTGTGGAACTCGCCGTTCTCGCCGCACGGGTCGACGCCGGGCGGCAACGACGCGAGCAGCTCGGCGTCGAACTCGCGGCCGGCGAGCTCCGCCGGGGCCTGGCGGGGATCCACGCAGGTGACGATCGCACGGATGCCGGCATCGAGCATGTCGGACGCGAGCGTGCGCGTCGGCCGTTGCCACAACGGGAACACCGGCGCGATCCCGGTGTCGGCGAGCATCTGCTCCCGGTAGGCGCGGATGTCGGCGAGGAAGAGGTCGCCGAAGACGATCGTGTCGACACCTTCGGAGCGGGCGCGCGCGATCGCGCCGGCCATCGCGGCTTCGTAGACGTCGTTAGGACACGGCGACGGGATGTCGACCGCATGCAACGGCAGGCCGACGGCCCGGGCCTGCGCCTCGAGCAGCTCGCGCCGGACGGCATGCATCGCGACGCGGTCGGCCGCCGCGTTGACGGTCGTCATCAAGCCGACGACGTCGACGTTCGCGGCGCGCGCCTCGTGCAGCGCCATCGCGCTGTCCTTGCCGCTGCTCCATGACATCCACGCGCGCACGGTGCCGTCGCGTCAGGACATGCGCCGCTCGATGCCCGCCTTTCGCAGGACGTCCGCCGGCACGCCCATCTCGCGCCACGTCGAGTACGAGATGCCCTTCGCGTTCGAATACGCCTTCGCGACGCGCGTGAAGTCCTTCTCGTACGCGGCGACGTCGATCGGCTCCTCGAACTCCTCGAGCTCGGCCTCGAGGTCACGCCGTTCTTGGAGCAATTGGAGACGTTGGATGACCGGCGCGTCGGCGAGCTGCTGCTCGATGACGTCGAGCCGTTTGCGGATCGATTCGGGCGTCCGTCGCCGCCCGCGCCGCGGCTTCACCTCCTCGAGCACCTCCAGGTACTCGCGCACGATCCGGCTCTGCTCTCGGCCGGCGGCCAACGCACGCTTGTGCGCATCCGTCATCGTCGCTTGCTTGCGCGGGGCCATGGTGATCCTCTCCGTCGCACATAGAGCGGGGGTCGTCTGCATACTATGCACGGCAGCAGACCATGCCGATTCAGTCACAATGAGCGACGCGTGAACCGGTCGACATCGTCCTGAACGGCCGCGCGCGACAGTTGTATCGCCGCACGAGACACGCAGGAGGAGGACGCGCGCATGGGGTTCCGGATTCGGAAGTCCATCCGGCTCGCGCCCGGTGTGCGCATGACGTTCTCGAAGTCCGGGATCGGCTATTCGTTCGGCGTGAAGGGCTACCGGGTGACACACCGAGCCGACGGACGGATCCAACGGACGGCCTCGATCCCCGGCACCGGACTCTCGTATGTCACGACGAGCGGCGGCGGGGGCCGGCACGCGTCGCAGGCGGCCGCGTCGCACGCAGCGCCGGTGCGCCGTTCACCGCCACCGGCGCCGCCCGTCCCGCGGCCGGTGAAGCCCGCGCTCCTCGCACCGAAGGGTGAGAAGGAGCTGTACCACGCGCTCGAGACACGCGATGCCGCGGCGATGGAGCGCGTCGCGCAGGAGCACCCGGACGTGGCGCTCGCGGCCGAGACGCTCGCCGGGGCGCTCGAGCTGAGCGCGGGTGACAACACACGCGCGAAGACGGTGCTCGAGTGGGTGTTCGCCACGGGACGCGATCCTGCCGCCGACGCGTTCCTGCGCAAGTACGTCTCGTTCGAGCTCCAGCTGCACGTCGCGACGGGCGTGACGGCGTCGCTGCCACTCGCTCGCGACACGATCGGGCTCGCGCTCGCCGAGCTCGAGCAGGCGACCGGTGACGTCGCCCGCGCGATCGACGTCGTCGAGCAGCTGGAGCCGACCACCTACACGGCCCTGTCGCTCGCGGAGCTCTACACAGTGGCAGGCCGGTACGACGAGGTCGTCTCGCTGACCGACGGCATCGCGAACCAGGACGACGCGACCGCGCTGCTGTGCGTGTTCCGCGGGATCGCGCTCCGCGAGCAGGGACACCTCGACGCCGCATGCGACGCGTTCCGCGAGGCGCTGAAGTCGAAGCGGCGCGCTCCGGTGATCCGTCATCGCGCGTGGCTCGAGCGGGCGCGCGCCTACGAGGCGGACGGCAAGCGGGCGATGGCGAAGCGCGACCTCGAGCACATCCTCGCCGAGGACGCCGACTACGACGGGCTCGCGGAGGAGCTGGCGAAGCTCGGCTGAGCCCAGCGGGAGCGCGCGCGACCGGCAGCAGGAGCGCGACCGCGCGCGTCGGTCAGTCGCCGGGCTCGACGACGATGCCGACGTGCGCGGCGAGGAGCGGTGCGAGCGCTACGAGCTGCTCGGGCCGCACGCGCGCGCCACGCAGGCCGCCGACACCGCGCAGCTCGTCGAGCGTCGACGTCGTGAGATCGGCACCGTCGAGATCGGCGGACGTGAGGTCGGCGCGCCGGAGGTCGCACCGGACGAACGCCGCGTCGCGGAGCACCGCCCCGGTCAGGTCGGCGTCGCTCAGCGTGCAGTCCTCGAACCGGACGTCTTCGCCGTTCGCGAACCGGAGCGACGCGAGGTCGAGCCGGCAGTTGCGGAACACGACGTGGCGCAGCGACGCCTCGGCCAGCTCGAGCCCCGTTCCGCGCGCGCCACGGATCTCGGTCCACTGGAGCGATGCACCGGGCCATGACCCGTTGGCGAGGTCGCAGTCGTCGAGACGGACGGAGTCGGTGGTCAGGCGGACGAGACGGGCCCCGCACACGTCGACACGCTCGAGCGCGCAGTCGCGCAGGGCG from Acidimicrobiia bacterium includes:
- a CDS encoding ankyrin repeat domain-containing protein, with the translated sequence MPTVPLPEQPSLAQLRKKARELHRAVRAGDDAALAHVAEHDPDADVDAGSFALNRAQLVVARHHGFPSWARLVRQLQAVERYTRVPDDVARRDDPADEFLRLACLTYGDDDPGRRADARALLRASPDLARTSIHAAAATADATLVEDLLSRDSSLARREGGPFGWEPLLYLTAARHDPHVGLDAVTRTARALLAAGADPNAGYLWHGLPSPFTVLTLTFGGGELGPVRQPHHPHANALARVLLDAGADPNDGQALYNRMFERDDDHLVLLFEHGLGTGDGGPWRRRLPDLVDDPGTLVREQLGWAVTHGMHERIRLLAAHGVDVASPLRNGRTPVELAGAVGDEDVVELLRSLGVTARHVDPVDAWVAAALAADRARVRAVEDRHPGVGSRARDAHPALVLRAVVAGRADAVRLLVDAGFDVNARGRGDLPIDEPWETALHHAAGAGDVAAVRLLLSLGADPNARDARFDATPLGWAEYFDQTETASLLDGATLQGPGDASP
- a CDS encoding AMP-binding protein, encoding MPAGDVDMGGLDRAELTGKPAIVCGARSETYGELDARTNRLGNALAAAGVAPLERVAVMLPNGIEILEIGLATAKIAAVLVPINWHFKRDEVAWIVADSGTKVLVAHASLLDEVMPALDAAPDCTLVVVGGGDAGDGRDYERTLANADDARPDRVGFETAEFFFYTSGTTGRPRGVERDAPKPGAPSTSRALAAMWGFTPDDVWLAASPLYHAAGAYAFTELHVGATVVVMERWDAREWLRLVEEHRVTATFMVPAHFIRVLEVPEEERRRHDTSSLRLILHAAAPCPVPVKRAMLDAFPHVDVWEFYGASEGGATRISAADWREHEGSVGLPWPGTEILVLGADGEPVGPGESGLIYIRSPHMTRFRYHGDDAKTAQAWHGDAFTVGDIGYLDDDGFLYVTDRASDMILRGGVNVYPAEIEQCLHGHPAVVDCAVFGVPDDRMGEEIEAMVEVREPVDPDELRAYCREHLASFKVPRRVQIVDALPRNALGKIAKRQLRAAR
- a CDS encoding diguanylate cyclase, which encodes MTRPPHGGVDHDGRHVSGATIHALLLTLRGRGGDEAVRRALELAGRDPGDAARLADPSAWISYWEAQALLEAGARVLGGSDVLRTAGRYYAREEDTSGVSALMRALGSPTEVFRIVSAAAPRYCTVVDMDVVDLGGRHAVVEARNLDEFPRYRELCDLMAGILSIGPMLFGFDVADVVERECQVRGDARCLYHVHWGIADEIDDPARRVRYLEDELAALTRQFESLRSTVGDLVSGDDLDVVLARVVEHVRDAVTAPGYLLAVRPRDDAPVRAYADGIDERDVQDLAHRLLAGDLDHASAVTVGIASSRHAYGRLAALYTRGVEAIPEEREILASYARLAASALDSATALDDARREARTAEVMLGLAESLAAVTTSAEMAQRLADAVPHVVDCECAAVLLWDGRAQVMRVAGLHGMEGYEELLRGIEIGRRDTPLIARMLQHPEPLLLARGTGDRYVTAMFDAVGVTAGWFVPVLHGEEIYGTVAAGTKGPSEHLAADRHLVARLRGLAGQAATALHNARLVDQIRHQALHDALTGVANTRLLADEAEQAIATARADDRQVSLLFIDLDGFKAVNDDLGHAAGDALLQAVARRLRRCVRGTDTVARLGGDEFIVLLHDADRDRAEGAVARVRRSLHQPFRLAYGTVTVRASVGCATFPGDGSTYEALRHAADASMYAVKLAQRVRRAA
- a CDS encoding phytanoyl-CoA dioxygenase family protein gives rise to the protein METVSGPPRLAAGSSVDEVVAALDAEGYVIVERLLDPSTTAAIREELVRLLEAVPVGRNFFEGFHTRRLYALFAKTRVLDDLALHPLVLAAVERILGPCLLSGPTGILIDPGEVAQVLHRDEAIYPVAHPHPELVMNVMWTFDDFTEENGATRVVPRSHRDALRQVDGETSTIPATMPAGSAMLYVGSLWHGGGANVSGGSRLGVAMEYAAAWLRPQETQLLAVPRETVRTLPARLQELLGYSVYPPFVGYVDGVHPRRVLDD
- a CDS encoding ATP-binding protein, encoding MSWSSGKDSAMALHEARAANVDVVGLMTTVNAAADRVAMHAVRRELLEAQARAVGLPLHAVDIPSPCPNDVYEAAMAGAIARARSEGVDTIVFGDLFLADIRAYREQMLADTGIAPVFPLWQRPTRTLASDMLDAGIRAIVTCVDPRQAPAELAGREFDAELLASLPPGVDPCGENGEFHTFVFDGPGFDAPIPVETGEIVERDGFVFADVVTKS
- a CDS encoding DUF4236 domain-containing protein, whose amino-acid sequence is MGFRIRKSIRLAPGVRMTFSKSGIGYSFGVKGYRVTHRADGRIQRTASIPGTGLSYVTTSGGGGRHASQAAASHAAPVRRSPPPAPPVPRPVKPALLAPKGEKELYHALETRDAAAMERVAQEHPDVALAAETLAGALELSAGDNTRAKTVLEWVFATGRDPAADAFLRKYVSFELQLHVATGVTASLPLARDTIGLALAELEQATGDVARAIDVVEQLEPTTYTALSLAELYTVAGRYDEVVSLTDGIANQDDATALLCVFRGIALREQGHLDAACDAFREALKSKRRAPVIRHRAWLERARAYEADGKRAMAKRDLEHILAEDADYDGLAEELAKLG
- a CDS encoding pentapeptide repeat-containing protein, which translates into the protein MAGRRPRDGWLRDERIATLDVADGSDVADDAELDAVVLHDVDLRDVGASDVALRDCALERVDVCGARLVRLTTDSVRLDDCDLANGSWPGASLQWTEIRGARGTGLELAEASLRHVVFRNCRLDLASLRFANGEDVRFEDCTLSDADLTGAVLRDAAFVRCDLRRADLTSADLDGADLTTSTLDELRGVGGLRGARVRPEQLVALAPLLAAHVGIVVEPGD